A genomic window from Pseudomonas alcaligenes includes:
- a CDS encoding glycosyltransferase, with amino-acid sequence MTTSEVMGAGQQWILQFCHGYDGPFLDCARQYAALFAGTRYKVCTVYLTGAPSAEVEAGSASDEVIFLDYSSRQVRGLKLKAIADFRRIAASRDFAVCIAHRFKPIYVALLGSQLPVIGVHHAFGDYKRRTRQLFANLFRKRLALLGVSDAVRDDMRGCLPGWPGERIETLYNRIDIAAVQAEQVSREAARAHLGLPQGAWVVGNVGRLHPDKDQATLIRGFAQALPQLPAGSLLAIMGSGKLEASLKHLAAELGVTESVRFLGQVAGGRRYFKAFDLFALSSDHEPFGMVLLEAMAAGVPVIGTDCGGGREVVQGAGELFPLGDAAALAGALHRQAQNRDLPALRERLQAHLQQRFSDAVVRERFWSLPLRAMLS; translated from the coding sequence ATGACAACATCTGAGGTCATGGGGGCCGGGCAGCAGTGGATACTGCAGTTCTGCCATGGCTATGACGGCCCCTTCCTCGATTGCGCGCGGCAGTACGCCGCGCTGTTTGCCGGTACGCGTTACAAGGTCTGCACCGTCTACCTGACCGGTGCGCCGAGCGCCGAGGTCGAGGCCGGTTCGGCCTCCGACGAGGTGATCTTCCTCGACTATTCCAGTCGCCAGGTGCGGGGCCTGAAGCTCAAGGCCATCGCCGACTTTCGGCGCATCGCCGCGTCGCGCGACTTCGCCGTCTGCATCGCCCACCGCTTCAAGCCTATCTACGTCGCTTTGCTCGGCAGCCAGCTGCCGGTGATCGGCGTGCACCATGCCTTTGGTGACTACAAGCGCCGTACCCGCCAGCTGTTCGCCAATCTTTTCCGCAAGCGCCTGGCGCTGCTCGGGGTATCCGACGCGGTGCGCGACGATATGCGCGGCTGCCTGCCGGGCTGGCCGGGCGAGCGCATCGAGACGCTGTACAACCGTATCGACATCGCTGCCGTGCAGGCCGAGCAGGTCTCCCGCGAGGCGGCCCGCGCGCATCTGGGCCTGCCGCAGGGCGCCTGGGTGGTGGGCAATGTCGGTCGCCTGCACCCGGACAAGGACCAGGCCACCCTGATCCGCGGCTTCGCCCAGGCCCTACCGCAGCTGCCCGCCGGCAGCCTGCTGGCGATCATGGGCAGCGGCAAGCTGGAGGCTTCGCTCAAGCACCTCGCCGCCGAGCTGGGCGTGACTGAAAGCGTGCGTTTTCTCGGCCAGGTGGCCGGCGGTCGACGCTACTTCAAGGCCTTCGACCTGTTCGCCCTGAGCTCCGACCACGAGCCTTTCGGCATGGTGTTGCTGGAGGCCATGGCCGCCGGCGTGCCGGTGATCGGCACCGACTGCGGCGGTGGTCGCGAGGTGGTGCAGGGCGCCGGCGAGCTGTTTCCGCTCGGCGATGCCGCCGCCCTGGCCGGCGCGCTGCACCGCCAGGCACAGAACCGCGATCTGCCGGCGCTGCGCGAACGCCTGCAGGCGCACCTGCAGCAGCGTTTCTCCGACGCGGTGGTGCGCGAGCGTTTCTGGTCGCTGCCACTGCGCGCGATGCTGAGCTGA
- a CDS encoding lipopolysaccharide kinase InaA family protein produces the protein MLLADLQLAGRAPELPLQLALNGEPLVLERLLRVLPGQRYVGLARWRGRAVLAKLLVGGKAERHFQRELSGARLLAEQGLCTPELLAEGFVVGQGGWLLFDYLDGAESLWDAWRAVEREVLLSDAQQAVLGEALNAIGQLHARGLWQADLHLDNLLRHAGRLFLIDGGGVQVETAGQPLSRQRVLENLGVFFAQLPAELEPFTEELLVHYLLANGEHALPLEALLKEVAKVRRWRLRDYLKKVGRDCSLFAASIGAFGLRVVRREQDAELAPLLGQIDARIEAGHIYKTGGAATVARVELNGRPLVVKRYNIKSWLHWLKRFWRPSRAWHSWVEGNRLELLGIATPRPLAVLERRWCWLRGRAYLVTDYCGGEDLIARFTPHVDGCPPEAELVALDRLFAALIRERISHGDFKGHNLFWDQGRWSLIDLDAMHQHAGPSGFARAYARDRARFLRNWPADSALHRLLDARLPRL, from the coding sequence ATGCTGCTGGCTGATCTGCAGCTTGCCGGGCGCGCGCCGGAACTACCTCTGCAGCTGGCACTGAACGGCGAGCCGCTGGTGCTGGAGCGCCTGCTGCGGGTGCTGCCGGGGCAGCGCTATGTTGGCCTGGCCCGCTGGCGCGGCCGCGCGGTGCTGGCCAAGCTGCTGGTTGGCGGCAAGGCCGAGCGGCATTTCCAGCGCGAGCTGAGCGGTGCGCGCCTGCTGGCCGAGCAGGGGCTGTGCACGCCCGAGCTGCTGGCCGAGGGCTTCGTGGTCGGGCAGGGCGGCTGGCTGCTGTTCGACTATCTGGATGGCGCCGAGAGCCTGTGGGATGCCTGGCGTGCGGTCGAGCGCGAGGTGCTGCTGTCCGACGCGCAGCAGGCGGTGCTGGGCGAGGCGCTGAATGCCATCGGCCAGCTGCATGCCAGGGGGCTGTGGCAGGCCGACCTGCACCTGGACAACCTGCTGCGGCATGCCGGCCGCCTGTTCCTGATCGATGGCGGCGGTGTGCAGGTCGAGACGGCCGGCCAGCCGCTGTCGCGCCAGCGCGTGCTGGAGAACCTCGGGGTGTTCTTCGCCCAGTTGCCGGCCGAACTCGAGCCGTTCACCGAGGAACTGCTGGTGCACTACCTGCTGGCCAATGGCGAACATGCCCTGCCGCTGGAGGCGCTGCTCAAGGAAGTGGCGAAGGTGCGGCGCTGGCGCCTGCGCGACTACCTGAAGAAGGTCGGCCGGGATTGCAGCCTGTTCGCGGCCAGCATCGGTGCCTTTGGCCTGCGCGTGGTGCGTCGCGAGCAGGACGCCGAGTTGGCGCCGCTGCTAGGCCAGATCGACGCGCGCATCGAGGCCGGGCATATCTACAAGACCGGCGGCGCGGCCACCGTTGCCCGTGTCGAGCTGAATGGCCGGCCGCTGGTGGTCAAGCGCTACAACATCAAAAGCTGGCTGCACTGGCTCAAGCGTTTCTGGCGCCCCAGCCGGGCCTGGCACAGCTGGGTCGAGGGTAATCGCCTGGAGCTGCTGGGTATCGCCACGCCCCGCCCGCTAGCGGTGCTCGAGCGGCGCTGGTGCTGGCTGCGCGGCCGTGCCTACCTGGTGACCGACTACTGTGGTGGCGAGGACCTGATCGCACGCTTCACGCCGCATGTCGATGGCTGCCCGCCGGAAGCCGAGCTGGTGGCGCTGGACCGGCTGTTCGCCGCGCTGATCCGCGAGCGCATCAGCCACGGTGACTTCAAGGGGCACAACCTGTTCTGGGACCAGGGCCGCTGGAGCCTGATCGACCTCGACGCCATGCACCAGCACGCCGGGCCGAGCGGCTTCGCCCGTGCCTACGCCCGCGACCGCGCGCGCTTCCTGCGCAACTGGCCGGCGGACTCCGCCCTGCACCGCCTGCTGGACGCGCGCCTGCCGCGTCTTTGA
- a CDS encoding glycosyltransferase family 25 protein, translated as MTWPFFEHVRVINLDSRADRWAAMQAQFERLGVTGDIQRFAAVRPPADIVEQPQLAGLREFLLRVDGDSERLAAKLRSTWGCTQSHLGIIRLAQASGWPHVLILEDDCEFEPYTLPVLRRVARQLQGQDWDMLYLGGTYKKGGRLQRFSANLKDAGRIRLGHAYLVHERLYQRILDEAEESGLPIDWYYSERLHPQVRSFLLDPVLAYQRLLDMSDIEAVVRKPEFKTRKALRRLWNRIRYAAF; from the coding sequence GTGACCTGGCCTTTCTTCGAGCATGTGCGGGTCATCAACCTGGATTCGCGTGCCGACCGTTGGGCCGCCATGCAGGCGCAGTTCGAGCGTCTCGGCGTTACTGGCGATATCCAGCGTTTCGCCGCCGTGCGGCCGCCGGCGGACATAGTCGAGCAGCCGCAGCTGGCCGGGTTGCGCGAGTTCCTGCTGCGGGTCGACGGCGACAGCGAACGCCTGGCGGCCAAGCTGCGTTCGACCTGGGGTTGCACCCAGAGCCACCTGGGCATCATCCGCCTGGCGCAGGCCAGTGGCTGGCCGCATGTGCTGATCCTCGAGGATGACTGCGAGTTCGAGCCCTACACCTTGCCGGTGCTGCGGCGCGTGGCCCGGCAACTGCAGGGGCAGGACTGGGACATGCTCTACCTGGGCGGCACCTACAAGAAGGGCGGGCGCCTGCAGCGCTTCTCGGCGAATCTCAAGGATGCCGGGCGTATCCGTCTCGGTCATGCCTATCTGGTGCATGAGCGGTTGTACCAGCGCATCCTCGACGAGGCCGAGGAGTCCGGCCTGCCGATCGACTGGTACTACTCCGAGCGTTTGCATCCGCAAGTGCGCAGCTTCCTGCTCGATCCTGTCCTGGCGTACCAGCGCCTGCTGGACATGAGCGATATCGAGGCGGTAGTGCGCAAGCCCGAGTTCAAGACCCGCAAGGCGCTGCGGCGCCTGTGGAATCGTATCCGCTACGCGGCATTCTGA
- a CDS encoding capsule biosynthesis protein yields the protein MQDAVANPWAAKARALDRYRWLLLRERHGLLGSALRFAREALGDWWFGVRAKSRLAESVTAEPCDFLLLQSAPKVIAFQRKKLLIEGLRDCGDNLVETALQAPKAILRERLLQRPPHSVPTRYFGIAAYAEWLVEHHQPRVLLNDRNGSLYAPFLRLALNARGSRLVHLAHATTVEGSRRLGMNDYDYYFLFGQSSLEALQARELRFGCSTAVLVGSHMIDDSYLMPAPDLATRTLLILGVGPDKEKEPAYQQTYRLLADWACRHPEYRVLVKRHPRSQAPFWQEAASRAGNIELLAADCSLAAALARASVVVNILSNAVIEAALAGRPVLCVDLGGQPDIFQQQRFFGAVIRSEDELERRLQDVEADFAQALGQSRAFAEFHLAQGAAGLASTLEALQALRHQQPLPGSIRQCTLDAHPADLRSGPWPEQQ from the coding sequence ATGCAGGATGCCGTCGCCAACCCCTGGGCCGCCAAGGCCCGCGCCCTGGACCGCTACCGCTGGCTGCTGCTGCGCGAGCGCCACGGCCTGCTCGGCAGCGCCCTGCGCTTTGCCCGCGAGGCGCTGGGCGACTGGTGGTTCGGCGTGCGCGCCAAGTCCCGCCTGGCCGAGTCGGTCACTGCCGAGCCCTGCGATTTCCTGCTGCTGCAGTCGGCGCCGAAAGTCATCGCCTTCCAGCGCAAGAAACTGCTGATCGAGGGCCTGCGCGACTGCGGCGACAACCTGGTGGAGACCGCGCTGCAGGCGCCCAAGGCCATCCTGCGTGAGCGCCTGCTCCAGCGTCCGCCCCATTCAGTACCGACCCGCTACTTCGGCATTGCCGCCTACGCCGAGTGGCTGGTCGAGCACCATCAGCCACGGGTCCTGCTCAACGACCGCAATGGCAGCCTGTATGCGCCGTTCCTGCGCCTGGCGCTTAATGCCCGCGGCAGCCGGCTGGTGCACCTGGCCCACGCCACCACGGTGGAAGGCTCGCGCCGCCTGGGCATGAACGACTACGACTACTACTTCCTGTTCGGCCAGAGCTCGCTGGAAGCCCTGCAGGCGCGTGAGCTGCGCTTCGGCTGTTCGACCGCGGTGCTGGTCGGCTCGCACATGATCGACGACAGCTACCTGATGCCGGCGCCGGACCTGGCAACGCGCACCTTGCTGATCCTCGGGGTCGGGCCGGACAAGGAGAAAGAGCCTGCCTATCAGCAGACCTACCGCCTGCTGGCCGACTGGGCGTGCCGGCATCCCGAGTACCGGGTTCTGGTCAAGCGTCATCCGCGCAGCCAGGCCCCGTTCTGGCAGGAAGCCGCGAGCCGTGCCGGCAATATCGAGCTGCTGGCCGCCGATTGCAGCCTGGCGGCGGCGTTGGCGCGTGCCTCGGTGGTGGTGAACATCCTGTCCAACGCGGTGATCGAGGCGGCCCTGGCCGGGCGGCCGGTGCTCTGCGTCGACCTCGGCGGGCAGCCGGACATCTTCCAGCAGCAGCGTTTCTTCGGCGCGGTCATCCGTAGCGAGGACGAGCTCGAGCGACGCCTGCAGGACGTCGAGGCCGATTTCGCGCAGGCGCTCGGGCAGTCACGGGCCTTCGCCGAGTTCCATCTGGCGCAGGGGGCGGCCGGGCTGGCCAGCACCCTGGAGGCGCTGCAGGCGCTGCGTCACCAACAGCCATTGCCGGGCAGCATCCGGCAATGCACCCTTGATGCCCACCCAGCGGATCTTAGGAGTGGACCTTGGCCCGAGCAGCAGTGA
- a CDS encoding O-antigen ligase family protein → MRKNWGLDRWLALGLLWWLAGMLLLPTSKLYQQGVILLLWLPGLLALLVTPRVARAWWQPMSAVLLLLASWSALSVTWAGVPVAPKELKIFLYVLLAANALMALACLAPGLFWRTLAYAALLVGLLAWVSLLMFYGVQGRHFSERAVGTALVNHPILGAQLFCAMGILLLYLRRHLPQMLQGGLWWGGVLGYVAFLLLSQSKGPWLAALLVLLVSPLWSGQRWQWLLSLACVVVVALLLWSFPELVLQRGFSYRPELMAQALLKIEASPWLGLGFGTPYSLPVEALQQSYEHAHNLYLHIAVTLGLVGLAGWLALLALALVTAWQARDSAQGRMLCALLCFAMLALFTDGVGPWVKPREEWFCLWLPLFLCMAWIAQQRQDTGRQEG, encoded by the coding sequence GTGCGCAAGAACTGGGGGCTGGACAGGTGGCTGGCACTCGGCCTGCTATGGTGGTTGGCCGGCATGTTGCTACTGCCGACCAGCAAGCTGTACCAGCAGGGCGTGATCCTGCTGCTGTGGCTGCCGGGTCTGTTGGCCCTGTTAGTCACCCCGCGGGTCGCGCGTGCCTGGTGGCAGCCGATGAGCGCCGTATTGCTGCTGCTCGCATCCTGGTCGGCGCTTTCCGTGACCTGGGCGGGCGTGCCCGTGGCGCCCAAGGAACTGAAAATATTCCTCTATGTGTTGCTGGCCGCCAATGCGCTGATGGCTCTGGCATGCCTCGCTCCTGGGCTGTTCTGGCGTACTCTGGCCTATGCCGCGCTGTTGGTGGGGCTTCTGGCCTGGGTTAGCCTGCTGATGTTCTATGGGGTGCAGGGGCGTCACTTTTCCGAGCGTGCTGTCGGTACTGCCCTGGTCAACCACCCTATTCTCGGTGCCCAGCTGTTCTGTGCCATGGGCATTCTGCTGCTGTACCTGCGGCGCCATCTGCCGCAGATGCTGCAGGGGGGGCTCTGGTGGGGCGGGGTGCTAGGGTATGTCGCCTTCCTGCTCCTGAGTCAGTCGAAAGGGCCCTGGCTCGCCGCACTGCTGGTACTGCTGGTGTCGCCACTCTGGTCTGGCCAGCGTTGGCAATGGCTGTTGAGCCTGGCCTGCGTCGTGGTTGTCGCGCTGCTGCTCTGGAGCTTTCCCGAGCTGGTGCTGCAGCGAGGCTTCTCCTACCGGCCTGAGCTGATGGCGCAGGCGTTGCTCAAGATCGAGGCCAGTCCCTGGCTGGGGCTGGGCTTCGGTACACCCTACAGTCTGCCGGTCGAAGCGCTCCAGCAGTCCTATGAGCATGCGCACAATCTCTATCTGCATATCGCGGTAACACTGGGCCTGGTGGGGCTGGCGGGTTGGTTGGCCCTGCTGGCGCTGGCCCTGGTGACGGCCTGGCAGGCGCGCGATTCGGCGCAGGGGCGCATGCTCTGCGCCTTGCTGTGCTTTGCCATGCTGGCCCTGTTCACCGATGGTGTTGGTCCCTGGGTCAAACCCCGGGAGGAGTGGTTCTGTCTGTGGCTGCCACTGTTCCTGTGTATGGCCTGGATAGCCCAGCAGCGGCAAGACACAGGCCGGCAGGAGGGCTAG
- a CDS encoding carbamoyltransferase — translation MALTILGLSGALSHDPSAALYIDGKLIAAVEEERFVRDKHAKNRMPYESAKFCLEQAGIKPSDVDVVAIPFAPISLFGKARWHYAKRYWYAPDRSLDAILMGNRRYKRYHKKIQWCLEQLGFDLKKVKIEPVEHHLAHAASAYHCSGFKEKTAILGIDGKGEYATTFFGWGENGKIHKIKEFYDPDSLGGLYGAITEFLGFEMLDGEFKVMGMAPYGDAAKYDFSRLAKFENGELIINTDYANVIGFRRYKENGKGYYFSPKLIEWLGPKRQGDIADDPYIHYAASMQALFEKLALEMMEYYLGDILKETGKIAFAGGCALNVKLNQKIIARDDVKELFVQPASGDAGTSVGAAAYVSHQRGVPVEKMEHVYLGPSYSNEDVIAACARHPSKPVFKRIDNTPERIARIMVDGNPVAWFQGRMEFGPRALGGRSIIGCPSVPGVADRINEQIKFRERWRPFCPSMLDTVAPKMLKVDHPSPFMTFTFEVNEEWKERVGEVVHEDGTSRAQVLERRFNPRWYDLMLELEKLTGNGVSLNTSLNRRGEPMICSPTDALNMFYGSDLQYLIMEDILVVKDGKDWYDNI, via the coding sequence GTGGCATTGACCATTCTCGGCCTGTCCGGCGCGCTCAGCCATGACCCGTCCGCCGCCCTGTACATCGACGGCAAGCTGATCGCGGCGGTCGAGGAAGAGCGCTTCGTGCGCGACAAGCATGCGAAGAACCGCATGCCCTACGAGTCCGCCAAGTTCTGCCTGGAACAGGCCGGGATCAAGCCCTCCGACGTCGATGTGGTGGCCATTCCCTTCGCCCCCATCAGCCTGTTCGGCAAGGCCCGCTGGCACTACGCCAAGCGTTACTGGTACGCACCGGACCGCTCGCTCGACGCGATCCTGATGGGCAACCGCCGCTACAAGCGCTACCACAAGAAGATCCAGTGGTGCCTGGAGCAGCTCGGCTTCGACCTGAAGAAGGTCAAGATCGAGCCGGTCGAGCACCACCTGGCCCACGCCGCCAGCGCCTACCACTGCTCGGGCTTCAAGGAAAAGACCGCGATCCTCGGCATCGACGGCAAGGGCGAGTACGCCACCACCTTCTTCGGTTGGGGCGAGAACGGCAAGATCCACAAGATCAAGGAGTTCTACGATCCGGATTCGCTCGGCGGCCTGTACGGCGCGATCACCGAGTTCCTCGGCTTCGAGATGCTCGACGGCGAGTTCAAGGTCATGGGCATGGCGCCCTACGGTGATGCGGCCAAGTACGATTTCTCGCGCCTGGCCAAGTTCGAGAACGGCGAGCTGATCATCAACACCGACTACGCCAACGTCATCGGTTTCCGTCGCTACAAGGAAAACGGCAAGGGCTACTACTTCTCGCCCAAGCTGATCGAGTGGCTGGGGCCCAAGCGCCAGGGCGACATCGCCGACGACCCCTACATCCACTACGCCGCCAGCATGCAGGCGCTGTTCGAGAAGCTGGCGCTGGAGATGATGGAGTACTACCTCGGCGACATCCTCAAGGAAACCGGCAAGATCGCCTTCGCCGGCGGCTGCGCGCTGAACGTCAAGCTGAACCAGAAGATCATCGCCCGCGACGACGTGAAGGAGCTGTTTGTGCAGCCCGCTTCCGGCGATGCCGGTACCTCGGTCGGCGCTGCGGCTTACGTCTCGCACCAGCGCGGCGTGCCGGTGGAGAAGATGGAGCACGTCTACCTCGGCCCGTCCTACTCCAACGAAGACGTGATCGCCGCCTGTGCCCGCCACCCGAGCAAGCCGGTGTTCAAGCGCATCGACAATACCCCCGAGCGCATCGCCAGGATCATGGTCGACGGCAACCCGGTGGCCTGGTTCCAGGGCCGCATGGAGTTCGGTCCGCGCGCCCTCGGCGGCCGTTCGATCATCGGCTGCCCGAGCGTACCGGGCGTGGCCGACCGCATCAACGAGCAGATCAAGTTCCGCGAGCGCTGGAGACCCTTCTGCCCGTCGATGCTCGACACCGTGGCACCGAAGATGCTCAAGGTCGACCACCCGAGCCCGTTCATGACCTTCACCTTCGAGGTCAACGAGGAGTGGAAGGAGCGCGTCGGCGAAGTGGTGCACGAGGACGGCACCTCGCGCGCCCAGGTGCTGGAGCGCCGCTTCAATCCGCGCTGGTATGACCTGATGCTGGAGCTGGAGAAACTCACCGGCAACGGCGTCTCGCTGAACACCTCGCTCAACCGCCGCGGCGAGCCGATGATCTGCTCGCCGACCGACGCGCTGAATATGTTCTACGGCTCCGACCTGCAGTACCTGATCATGGAAGACATCCTCGTGGTCAAGGACGGCAAGGACTGGTATGACAACATCTGA